A single window of Nyctibius grandis isolate bNycGra1 chromosome Z, bNycGra1.pri, whole genome shotgun sequence DNA harbors:
- the ZDHHC21 gene encoding palmitoyltransferase ZDHHC21 isoform X4, producing the protein MRPKRSHHCSRCGHCVRRMDHHCPWINNCVGEDNHWLFLQLCFYTQVLSSYTLILDFCHYYYFLPLKKENWDVFVFRHELALLRISAFMGLIILGGISGLFYSQLMGIFTDTTSIEKMSNCCEDISRPRKPWQQTFSEVFGTHWKILWFIPFRQRQPLQIPYHFANHV; encoded by the exons ATGAGACCAAAGCGTTCACACCATTGCAGTCGTTGTGGACATTGTGTGAGGAGGATGGATCACCACTGTCCATG GATTAATAATTGTGTTGGTGAAGACAACCATTGGCTGTTTTTACAGCTGTGTTTCTACACTCAAGTCCTTAGTTCCTATACGCTGATACTTGATTTCTGCCATTACTACTACTTTTTGcctctgaaaaaagaaaactgg GATGTTTTTGTATTTAGACATGAGCTTGCTCTCCTAAGAATATCTGCCTTCATGGGTCTAATAATATTAGGTGGAATAAGTGGACTCTTTTACTCTCAGCTAATGGGTATTTTCACT GACACTACAAGTATAGAAAAAATGTCAAATTGTTGTGAAGACAT ATCGAGGCCCCGAAAGCCGTGGCAGCAGACCTTCTCAGAAGTTTTTGGCACTCACTGGAAGATCCTGTGGTTTATTCCTTTCAGGCAGAGGCAACCACTACAAATTCCCTACCACTTTGCCAATCATGTCTAG
- the ZDHHC21 gene encoding palmitoyltransferase ZDHHC21 isoform X1, with translation MGRRIHFVVDPQGWCCMGLIIFVWLYNTIFIPKVILFPHYDEGHISVVAILCYYFCSLFCIASLLRASVADPGKLPENPKIPITEREYWELCNKCNLMRPKRSHHCSRCGHCVRRMDHHCPWINNCVGEDNHWLFLQLCFYTQVLSSYTLILDFCHYYYFLPLKKENWDVFVFRHELALLRISAFMGLIILGGISGLFYSQLMGIFTDTTSIEKMSNCCEDISRPRKPWQQTFSEVFGTHWKILWFIPFRQRQPLQIPYHFANHV, from the exons ATGGGACGACGAATTCACTTTGTGGTTGACCCTCAGGGTTGGTGCTGCATGGGCCTGATTATCTTTGTCTGGCTGTACAATACAATCTTCATTCCAAAAGTCATCCTTTTTCCTCACTATGACGAGGGACATATTTCAGTTGTGGCAATTTTGT gttaTTACTTCTGCTCATTGTTTTGTATAGCTTCATTACTACGAGCCTCGGTAGCTGATCCAGGAAAGCTGCCAGAAAACCCAAAGATACCAATTACAG AACGAGAATATTGGGAATTATGTAACAAATGCAATTTGATGAGACCAAAGCGTTCACACCATTGCAGTCGTTGTGGACATTGTGTGAGGAGGATGGATCACCACTGTCCATG GATTAATAATTGTGTTGGTGAAGACAACCATTGGCTGTTTTTACAGCTGTGTTTCTACACTCAAGTCCTTAGTTCCTATACGCTGATACTTGATTTCTGCCATTACTACTACTTTTTGcctctgaaaaaagaaaactgg GATGTTTTTGTATTTAGACATGAGCTTGCTCTCCTAAGAATATCTGCCTTCATGGGTCTAATAATATTAGGTGGAATAAGTGGACTCTTTTACTCTCAGCTAATGGGTATTTTCACT GACACTACAAGTATAGAAAAAATGTCAAATTGTTGTGAAGACAT ATCGAGGCCCCGAAAGCCGTGGCAGCAGACCTTCTCAGAAGTTTTTGGCACTCACTGGAAGATCCTGTGGTTTATTCCTTTCAGGCAGAGGCAACCACTACAAATTCCCTACCACTTTGCCAATCATGTCTAG
- the ZDHHC21 gene encoding palmitoyltransferase ZDHHC21 isoform X3, giving the protein MGRRIHFVVDPQGWCCMGLIIFVWLYNTIFIPKVILFPHYDEGHISVVAILCYYFCSLFCIASLLRASVADPGKLPENPKIPITEREYWELCNKCNLMRPKRSHHCSRCGHCVRRMDHHCPWINNCVGEDNHWLFLQLCFYTQVLSSYTLILDFCHYYYFLPLKKENWDTTSIEKMSNCCEDISRPRKPWQQTFSEVFGTHWKILWFIPFRQRQPLQIPYHFANHV; this is encoded by the exons ATGGGACGACGAATTCACTTTGTGGTTGACCCTCAGGGTTGGTGCTGCATGGGCCTGATTATCTTTGTCTGGCTGTACAATACAATCTTCATTCCAAAAGTCATCCTTTTTCCTCACTATGACGAGGGACATATTTCAGTTGTGGCAATTTTGT gttaTTACTTCTGCTCATTGTTTTGTATAGCTTCATTACTACGAGCCTCGGTAGCTGATCCAGGAAAGCTGCCAGAAAACCCAAAGATACCAATTACAG AACGAGAATATTGGGAATTATGTAACAAATGCAATTTGATGAGACCAAAGCGTTCACACCATTGCAGTCGTTGTGGACATTGTGTGAGGAGGATGGATCACCACTGTCCATG GATTAATAATTGTGTTGGTGAAGACAACCATTGGCTGTTTTTACAGCTGTGTTTCTACACTCAAGTCCTTAGTTCCTATACGCTGATACTTGATTTCTGCCATTACTACTACTTTTTGcctctgaaaaaagaaaactgg GACACTACAAGTATAGAAAAAATGTCAAATTGTTGTGAAGACAT ATCGAGGCCCCGAAAGCCGTGGCAGCAGACCTTCTCAGAAGTTTTTGGCACTCACTGGAAGATCCTGTGGTTTATTCCTTTCAGGCAGAGGCAACCACTACAAATTCCCTACCACTTTGCCAATCATGTCTAG
- the ZDHHC21 gene encoding palmitoyltransferase ZDHHC21 isoform X2, whose amino-acid sequence MGRRIHFVVDPQGWCCMGLIIFVWLYNTIFIPKVILFPHYDEGHISVVAILCYYFCSLFCIASLLRASVADPGKLPENPKIPITEREYWELCNKCNLMRPKRSHHCSRCGHCVRRMDHHCPWINNCVGEDNHWLFLQLCFYTQVLSSYTLILDFCHYYYFLPLKKENWDVFVFRHELALLRISAFMGLIILGGISGLFYSQLMGIFTRGYQVSWGAVKFHFHVKRTLQV is encoded by the exons ATGGGACGACGAATTCACTTTGTGGTTGACCCTCAGGGTTGGTGCTGCATGGGCCTGATTATCTTTGTCTGGCTGTACAATACAATCTTCATTCCAAAAGTCATCCTTTTTCCTCACTATGACGAGGGACATATTTCAGTTGTGGCAATTTTGT gttaTTACTTCTGCTCATTGTTTTGTATAGCTTCATTACTACGAGCCTCGGTAGCTGATCCAGGAAAGCTGCCAGAAAACCCAAAGATACCAATTACAG AACGAGAATATTGGGAATTATGTAACAAATGCAATTTGATGAGACCAAAGCGTTCACACCATTGCAGTCGTTGTGGACATTGTGTGAGGAGGATGGATCACCACTGTCCATG GATTAATAATTGTGTTGGTGAAGACAACCATTGGCTGTTTTTACAGCTGTGTTTCTACACTCAAGTCCTTAGTTCCTATACGCTGATACTTGATTTCTGCCATTACTACTACTTTTTGcctctgaaaaaagaaaactgg GATGTTTTTGTATTTAGACATGAGCTTGCTCTCCTAAGAATATCTGCCTTCATGGGTCTAATAATATTAGGTGGAATAAGTGGACTCTTTTACTCTCAGCTAATGGGTATTTTCACT AGAGGCTACCAAGTTTCCTGGGGTGCCGTGAAGTTTCACTTTCATGTGAAAAG GACACTACAAGTATAG